A genomic region of Streptosporangium lutulentum contains the following coding sequences:
- a CDS encoding helix-turn-helix domain-containing protein gives MAGNTTVRKPRTYVEGARHGTLTGYTEDLCGCEKCLPLATKVQKMYRLGLKLKVDAAPVRRRINELRRTMSLQDLANQSGLTRVTITKIQYGKQAGVLRGTAEKIFAVTPMNGKNMLIDATGSRRRVQALTAMGWTSDEISVRIGQQNGSTRTNLTDVLNNPRVTRGLADSIIAVYAEMSAQKPLMGFGNRRAKARAQRRKWAPPPAWGGANIDDPAARPDWEAVLCEFVVCGRSVRPGRSHCGQCGKWLEEHGTLDGYVPSRNGEALVENARFISRAEGLSLSEETEATLVAERLGVPMLTMKRALERRPQKDRNTDTQAELLAELSGAAK, from the coding sequence ATGGCAGGTAACACCACCGTGCGGAAGCCCCGGACCTACGTGGAAGGTGCCCGGCATGGGACGCTGACCGGCTACACCGAGGACCTGTGCGGCTGCGAGAAGTGCCTTCCCCTCGCGACCAAGGTCCAGAAGATGTACCGCCTCGGCCTGAAGCTGAAGGTCGACGCCGCCCCGGTGCGCAGGCGCATCAACGAGTTGCGACGCACGATGAGCCTGCAGGACCTAGCCAACCAGTCCGGCCTCACCAGGGTGACGATCACGAAAATCCAGTACGGCAAGCAGGCCGGGGTGCTGCGGGGCACCGCAGAGAAGATCTTCGCGGTCACTCCGATGAACGGGAAAAACATGCTGATCGACGCGACCGGATCGCGTCGCCGCGTCCAGGCGTTGACCGCCATGGGCTGGACCAGCGACGAGATCAGCGTACGCATCGGCCAGCAGAACGGCAGCACACGAACGAACCTCACCGACGTCCTGAACAACCCCAGGGTCACCCGGGGCCTGGCGGACTCGATCATCGCCGTCTACGCGGAGATGAGTGCTCAGAAGCCGCTCATGGGATTCGGCAATCGCCGCGCCAAGGCCCGCGCGCAGCGCAGGAAGTGGGCGCCGCCGCCGGCGTGGGGCGGCGCGAACATCGACGACCCGGCCGCCCGGCCGGACTGGGAAGCGGTGCTGTGCGAGTTCGTCGTGTGTGGTCGCTCAGTGAGACCAGGGCGGAGCCACTGCGGGCAGTGCGGGAAGTGGCTGGAGGAACACGGCACGCTCGACGGCTACGTCCCGTCGAGGAACGGGGAGGCGCTCGTGGAGAACGCCCGGTTCATTTCGCGCGCCGAGGGCCTATCCCTGAGCGAGGAGACCGAGGCGACGCTGGTCGCGGAACGGCTCGGCGTCCCCATGCTGACGATGAAGCGGGCCCTTGAGCGGCGCCCGCAGAAGGACCGAAACACCGACACGCAAGCAGAACTGCTAGCGGAACTATCAGGAGCAGCGAAGTGA
- a CDS encoding DUF6248 family natural product biosynthesis protein produces the protein MTELLMPEEAADWIRQHVWTDGMRRVEFQVRPGFYTRCECQRDVCHQCSRGVHERCNAIPRQNREGMIADKSGVAPACFTERDRYEHVTIDGAPQRTVVAQVWLADRICRWACRCDCAGTLPLSLINAGWIRRNAWTRTFADRMVRQYGDRYEQCPCQEDVSEEQSGDCPPPSTTGIPDGWLNGGTIFDQRCQLLPPIAVWLADRTCRPLPKRVPPVAVPGGEQDALPGFDILRGTR, from the coding sequence GTGACCGAGCTGCTGATGCCGGAAGAGGCCGCGGACTGGATCCGCCAGCACGTCTGGACGGACGGCATGCGCCGCGTCGAGTTCCAGGTCAGGCCCGGCTTCTACACCCGGTGCGAGTGCCAGCGCGACGTCTGCCACCAGTGCAGCCGCGGCGTGCATGAGAGGTGCAACGCCATCCCGCGCCAGAACCGCGAGGGGATGATCGCCGACAAGTCGGGGGTGGCCCCGGCGTGCTTCACCGAGCGAGACCGGTACGAGCACGTCACGATCGACGGGGCGCCGCAACGTACGGTCGTCGCCCAGGTGTGGCTGGCTGACCGGATCTGCCGGTGGGCCTGCCGGTGCGACTGCGCAGGCACGCTGCCGTTGTCGCTGATCAACGCGGGCTGGATCCGACGAAACGCCTGGACGCGCACCTTCGCTGACCGGATGGTCCGCCAGTACGGCGACCGGTACGAGCAGTGCCCATGCCAGGAAGACGTCAGCGAGGAGCAGAGCGGCGACTGCCCGCCCCCGAGCACCACCGGTATCCCGGACGGCTGGCTCAACGGCGGGACCATCTTCGACCAGCGCTGCCAGCTCCTCCCGCCCATCGCCGTGTGGCTGGCCGACCGGACATGCCGGCCGCTGCCCAAACGTGTGCCTCCTGTCGCTGTCCCCGGCGGCGAGCAGGACGCACTTCCCGGTTTCGACATTCTGAGAGGAACACGATGA